The Deltaproteobacteria bacterium genome segment GGGCCGCATGGCGAAGTGGCGGTTCCGGCAAAGAGTTGTCGACATATGATGCGGTAGGCGTGCAGCCCTCCTCGCCGTGGATTCCGCCGCCGGATGACGACTCCGCAGCCGCTCAACGACGTGATGGGTCGCTACCAGCTGGTGCGACGCCTGGCCGCGGGCGGCATGGCCGAGGTCTTCCTGGCGCGCACGCGCGGCGCGCCCGAGTTCAGCAAGACCGTGGTGGTCAAGCGCATCCTGCCGAGCCTGGCCACCAACCAGGAGTTCATCACCCTCTTCTTGAACGAGGCGCGCATCTCCGCGCAGTTGCAGCACCCGAACGTGGTGCAGTTCTTCGACCTCGGCGAGGAGAACGGCCAGTACTTCCTGGCCATGGAGTACATGGACGGCCCCACCGTGCGCGGGCTGCTCCGCGGCGCCTACGAAGCCAAGCGCCAGGTGCCGCTGGGCGTGGGCTTGAAGCTCATCTCGCTCGCGCTGGAAGGGCTCGCCTACGCGCATGCCTTCTGCGATCAGCGCGGCCGCCCGCAGAACCTGGTGCACCGCGACATCTCGCCGCACAACATCCTGCTCGGGCGCAACGGCGCCGTGAAGGTCGCCGACTTCGGCATCGCCAAGGCCGCGAGCCTGCCCAGCGTCACCAAGACCGGGCAGGTGCGCGGCAAGCTCCGGTACATGTCGCCGGAGCAGCTCACCGACGAGCCCCTCGACGGCCGCAGCGATCTCTTCGCGGTGGGCATCACGCTCTTCGAGCTGCTCACCGGCGCGCGCCCCTTTCAGGGCGACGGCGACGCGGAGGTCATCAACAAGATCCTGGAGCACCCGCCGCTCCGGCTCGAGCAGTTCCGCGACGACGTGCCCAAAGGCCTGCAGGAGATCCTCGAGAAGTCGCTCGCCAAGGACCGCGAGGATCGCTACGCGAGCGCGCAGGAGATGCAGGCCGCGCTCGAGTCGATGCTTGTGAGGCTGGGCCAGGTGGTGCGCGGCGCGGAGATCGCCGCGTTCGTGGACCAGGTGGTGCCGCGCGAGGCAGATCCGGTGGCCGTCTCGGACGGCGACTCGCTCAACATCTCCGTGCCGCCCAAGAAGGCGCCGCCGGGGCGCGCGCCCACGTCCGCGGAGGTGCCCCAGGCGCCCGCGCCGCCGCGCCGCCGCTCGCATGAGTCGGTGCGCATCGCCGAACCACCCGGGGAGCCGCCTGCGACGGCCGTGACGCGCACCACGCCGGGTGCTCGCCCCGCCGAGCCCGACGATCGGCCGGCGACCGTGGTCGATCGCCGCGACCGCGAGCCCTCGCGTCCGCCGCAGACGCACGTCACGCGCACGGATCCGGACCCGATCGACGCCGTACCATCCACGAAGGTCACCGATCCGGATTCGCGGCCCGCACGCCGCGAGCCGGCCACCGAGCTCGAGGCCGACGCGCACGTCGAGCCCGCGCCTCCGAAGTCGATGCTCGACGCGCTCACGCCCAACCAGCGCCTCGGCTTGGGCATCGGGCTGGGCGCGGCGCTGGTGCTGCTGCTGGCGGTCATCGCCGCGGCAATGGGCGCTTTCACCCACAGTGAAGTCGAGCGCGTGCCGCTCCCGCCCGCGGCGCCGACGCGACACTGACTACAAGAAGAGGCAGAGGCTGGCGCAGCCGCTCTCGGCGTCGGCGCAGGTCTTGCCGCTCACGCAGTCGGCGCAGGCCTTGGCCCGGTTCTGGTGGTCGGTGTTGTTGGTGTTGCGGCTCTCGCAGTCCGAGGTGCAGGTGTCCACGTTGGTGCTGGAGCTCACGCACTCCTGGTACTTGGAGCAGTACGTGTGGCAGTCGCTGCCGCCGCAGCCGGTGAGCAAGACGCCGGCGAAGAGAAGGGCCCCGAGAATTTGAGCGCGCATGCCGAGAGCCTCGCCCGGCTCCGGGTTCGAGGACAACTGTTTAGCGATAGCGCACGGTGATCGCCGCGTCGCCGGCGCGGGGGTCGATGCACGACCAGACCTCGCCCCACGCGAGCAGGTACTGGAGATCGCCGTCGCGCTTGGCGTGCGGTCTGCCGAGCCACAACGCGAGCAGCGTGTCGTGCACACCCTTGGTGGCCGCGAACTCTGCAGGCGGCTCGCGCCACGCTGGAGACGACAGCGGGCTTGAGAAGGTGAGCTTCACGCTGCGAAGCGCCTGGCCGTCGAAGTACAGGCTGGTCAGCACCTCGCGGCCTTGATGCAGGCCGCCGTCGATCGAGCAAATCGTGAATGACTTGGCCTGCACGGTCTCGCGCGCGGACGCATAAGCCGCGTCGGCCTTGAAGTGCGCGAGCGTCGTGTCCGGGCCGACCACGAATCCCGAGGGCAGCGAGAGCCGTCCGGTGGCGCCATCGAGCATGCCCGGACACTACAGCCTGCTCAGCCCATCTGGACGATGCGGGTGAGCACCTGGCGCGCGTAGTCCTTGTTCCAGTTCAGCGTGCCCTCTTTCGCGTCGACCTCCACGCGCGAGGTGGTGGGGCTGGTGGCCACGATGTTCACGGTCACCTCGGCGGTGGTGCTCTGGCCTTTCAGGTTGCGCTCGACGCCGCCGTTCTTCATCTCGTAGCCGGTGGTGGCGATGCCCATCCTGCGGAACACGGCCTCGGTGTTGCGGCGGACGTCGTCGGGGGTGCCCTGGACGTCGCCCTTGGCGCCGCGGTCGGTATAGGCGATGGCGCCGACGGCTCCGACGGCGCCCGCGCCCACCACCACCGCGGGCGCGCAGGACGAGCCCAGCCCCATCGCGCCCGCGAGCAGCGCCACCCGGCTCCAGCGCGTCCAACCCGATTTCTCTTGGCTCATGGAGAGCACCTCGTGTCTTGCGTCCCGACCTGCCCCTGAGGTGGAGACCAGCCAGCGGCCCGACAAGGAGAGGCCGCGCTGCCTGGCACCTGCCTGCTCGCCTTGAAATCGCCCGCGCGCGGCACGCATGCTCGCGCGCATGACCACGTTCTCCACCTGGCCCGGCCTGGCGTTCGTGCCCTGGCTCGTCTTCGGGGTCATCTGGGGCGCGGGCGCGCTCTCGACGAAGCGCACGATCCAGCGCGAAGGCATCCGGCAGATGCTCCTGTATCGGCCGCCGCTCATCCTGGGCTGCACGCTGGTCTTCACGCGCGTGGGCGCGAGGCTGGTGCCGATGTTGGGGCAACCGTTGTGGCCTGCGGACGCGACGTCGGGCGCGATCGGACTCGCGATCTCCAGCGCGGGCATCGGCTTCGCCATCTGGGCGCGGATGCATTTGGGCAAGTACTGGAGCGGCGCGATCACCCTCAAGGACGGCCACAAGCTCATCCAGAGCGGGCCGTACGGCTTGGCGCGCCACCCGATCTACACCGGCATCACCACCGCGGCGCTGGGGAGCGCCATCGCGGTCGGCACGGTGGGCGCGGCCATCGGCCTGCCGCTCATCGTGGGCTCGTTCCTCTTCAAGCTCGAGGCCGAAGAGCGGTTGATGGCGCAGACGTTCGGCGAGGAGCACGCGCAGTACCGCGCGCGGGTGAAGCGGCTCGTGCCGGGCGTGTGGTGACCGGCGCTCAGGCCGCGGGAGCGGGCGGTGTCGACGCCGGCGGCGGCTGTTGTCCCGCGCTCTGGCCCTTCGACTTGGTCCCCGCCTTCGCCCTGGCCTTGCTCGTGCCGCTCCTGGCCTTTTTGGGCGCCGCCTGGAGCTTGAGCCGGAGGTCGGTCGGGGTCTTGGGGCGGCTCTCGTAGACCGGATCCGACTCGATGCCCGCATTCCGCATGCAGATGCCGAGCAAGTCGTAGGCGTTGTCGAGGTGCCGCCAGGCACTTTTCGCCGCGTTGGAGGTCTTGAGGTCGAACGAGGCGTGTCCACCCGCCTGCACGCGCTTGTCAGCCTCGACCAGCTTGAGGACGTTCTTCTTCAGCCTGGGCACGATGGCGCCGATGACCGGATCTTTGACGCCCGCGGCCTTGTTGAGCAGGGTATCGGCCGAGGTCAGCGCGGCGGTCTTGGTGAAGCTCACGTTCGGCACGTCGGCGGTCCCGGCGGCGGCGAGCGCGCTCTTGAGGAGGCGCCCGTCGGTGAGCACGAGGTTCGTGAGCTGCGGAATGTCGGCGATGGGCGCGTCCGTGCCGCGCACGCCCGCGTCGATGACGCTCTTCAGATCCTTGCGGATGTATTTCTCCGCGAGCTCCGCCTCGCGCATCCCCAGCTCGGCGAACGGGTCGTCCGCGTAGCGCCGGAACGCCTCCCGGACAGCGATCGCGGACTCCAGCGTGGGCAGTTGATCCTGCGGCGGCAGCGAGTTGTTGCGCGGCATGTGTTCCCCCAAATCGTTCGTAGAGGTTGTCTCCACAGCTTGAATCGAGAAAAACCTATCCAGATCAGAACTCGTAGATCAATGCATCGACCCCAGAGGGTTATCCGCGAAGCGGAAACTCCCGGAATCACGAGGATGTCAGCCTGGTGCCCTAGGCTTCGCGCCCGCAGGTGACGTGGGGGCGGTGATGCAGGGCCATCCTGGCCAGGCGTTCTGGGCCAAGCTCGAGAGGGACGAGGCCGGGCGCGTGCGCGCGTGGCACCCGTTCGCCGAGCTTCGCCCAGGCTCGGAGGGGTGCTGATGGTTTTCCAGCACGCCGGCGCCGGAACGGGGGCGTTCCTCGACTACTGGGGCAAGGCCAGGCCTGCGACCGAGGCCGGGCCGCGCTTCCACCGGCTGGCGTACCACTGCCTCGACGTGGCCGCGGTGGGTGCCGAGCTGCTCCGACTCCACCGGCCGATGCGCGAGCGCCTGCTGGCCGCCTCTGGATTAAAGGAGCACTCGCTCGATGCGTTCTTGCCCTTCGCACTGGCGCTGCACGACCTGGGCAAGTTTGCGGCGACGTTCCAGGGGCTGCGTCCAGAGGTCGCCCGGGAGCTGGGACGCTCGGCCACCACGCGCGGGTACAGCACGCGGCACGACGCGATGGGGGTGGCGCTCTGGTCGGGCGCTCTGGTGAAGCAGGCGGCGGCGAAATCCTGGCTGCGCGGGAGATTGGGACCGGACGCGCTGGCAGGACGCGACCTGGAGTGCCTGGTCGAACCCTGGATGCGGGCCGTGCTCGGCCATCACGGCCAGCCCGCGGTTGATCCCGGTGGCCTCGACCTCCATTTCCCCGTCAAGGATCCCAGCCGCAGCGACGCCCTGGCCTTCGTGGAGGTCGTTTCGTCGCTTCTGGGGCCGGTGAGCCTGGAGTTCGACCGCGCGATCTCCATCGACGACGTTGAAGCTGCCCTCAAGCCCTCCTCCTGGCTGGCCGCAGGGGTCGCCGTGCTCTGCGATTGGGTGGGATCGAATACCGAGTGGTTCCCCTACTGCGCCGAGCCCATGCCGCTGGAGGCCTACTGGGCCAAGGCGCTTCCCCTCGCACGCAAAGGGCTGGAGAAGTGCGGGGTGCTGCCCTGCGAACCGCGGCACTTCGGCGGTCTTGATTCGCTCTTCCCGGAGATTGACCTGCCGCGTCCGATGCAGCGCGCTGCCCAGGAGGTCGAACTCGCGTCGGGACCTCAGCTCTTCATCCTCGAGGACCTCACCGGCAGCGGAAAGACCGAGGCGGCGGTGGTGCTGGCGCATCGGCTGATGGCCGAGGGCGCCGGCGGGGGCGTGTTCTTCGCCCTCCCCACCATGGCTACGGCGAACGCGATGTTCGGGCGAATCGAGGGCGTGGTGGCCAAGCTCTTTGCCGAGGGCGAGCGGCCCTCGGTGGTGCTGGCTCACAGTGCGCCCCACCTCGTGGAGCTTCGCGACCTGGAGCTCCCGTCACAGCCCTGCGACGACGACTACGCCGGGAGCGACGCGGCGGTCTCGACGCAGTGTTCCGCCTGGATCCGCGACTCGCGCAAGCGCTCGCTGCTGGCCCACGTGGGCGTGGGCACCCTGGACCAGGCCCTGATGGCGGTGATGCAGGTGCGCCACGGCACGCTCCGGCTGCTGGGCGTGACCCGGAACGTGCTCGTGGTGGACGAGGTGCACGCCTACGACGCGTACATGACCGAGCACCTGGAGCGGCTGCTCCAGTTCCAGGCTGGCCTGGGTGGAAGCGCCATCCTGCTCAGCGCCACGCTGCCCCAGAGGCAAAGGGCGAGGCTGGTTGCCGCCTTCCAGAAGGGCGCCGGCACCCCGCGGCAGCCGGTCAACTCCACCGCCTATCCGCTGCTCACCCACGCGAGTCCCCGCGGAGTGCTGGAGCGCGAGGTCCCGGCCGTCGCCGGATCGCGGCGACAGGTGAAGATCGCGTTCCTCGACACGCCGGAGGCCGCGGCCGACCTCGCGACCAGGGCGGTCGAGGCCGGGAGGGCGGTCTGCTGGATCCGCAACACCGTCCAGGACGCCCTCGACGCTCACGCTCTGCTGCGGGGGCGTGTCTCGGCCGAGGCGCTGCGCCTCTTTCACGCCCGCTTCGCCATGGGCGACCGGCTCCGCATCGAGCAGGACGTGGTTCGCGCCTTCGGGAAGGCCGGGGACGGACAGGTGCGGGCGGGCTCCGCCCTGGTGGCCACACAGGTGGTGGAGCAGTCGCTGGATCTCGACTTCGATGAGCTCATCACCGACCTCGCTCCGATGGACCTCGTCATCCAGCGGGCTGGCCGGCTGCACCGGCGGGCTCGGGCGGGACGGGGTGAGCCTGTGTTGCACGTGCTCGCGCCGTCGTTCACGGAGGCGCCCAAGGGGAGCTGGTTCTCGGGAGCCTTCCCCCGGGCAGCCTACGTCTATCCCGACTGGGGACAGCTGTGGCTGACGGAGCGCGAACTGCTCCGCCGGGGCGTCCTCGACCTTCCCCAGGATGCCCGGGCGCTGATGGAGGCCGTGTTCTCCGACGCTGCCCGCGAGCAGATCCCCTCGGCGCTTCAGCGCGCCTCCGACGAGGCCGAGCAGGCGCGGAAGGTGAGCGCCTCCATCGCTCAGGGCGCCGGGGTGGTGCTGGAGACGGGCTATGGCGGCGACGATCGCGCCTGGGAGACCGACGCCCGAGTGGCCACGCGCCTGGGAGAGCCCACGACCCTGGTGCGGCTGGCGCGCGTCGTGGGAGGGAAAGCCGTCGCCTGGTTCGAGCACGGCCGGTTTCCCTGGGAGCTGAGCCAGCTCCAGGTGGCGCGACGGCGGATCGCGTTCGCCGGGGATGACGACCAGGCGCTGATCGCCCAGGCCGAGGGCGACATGCCCTTCGTCGATGAGGGAATGGTCACGGTGGTGCTCCGCGAGGGCGCCACCGGGTTCGTGGGCAAGGCTCGCGACGTGGAGAACCGGCCGGTGCAGGTGCTCTACGACGGCGAGCTCGGGCTTCGCGTGGAAAAGGAGAGCTGAGCATGGCGTACAACCTGCTGCGCGAGCGGTGGATCCCGGTGAGGTGCCAGAGCGGTGCCACTGATTGGATCGCGCCGCACCAGATCGCCGAGCGAGACGACCCGCCCGTGGCCATCGCCAGTCCCCGGCCCGACTTCGACGGCGCGCTCATCCAGTTCCTCATCGGGTTGATGCAGACCACGGCCGCGCCCAAGGACAAGCGCGCTTGGGAGAGGCGCTACGAGCAGCCGCACTCGCCCGAGGAGCTGCGCGAGCAGTTCGCCACCGTGGAGCTGGCGTTCAACCTCGACGGCGACGGGCCGCGGTTCATGCAGGACCTCACGCTGACACCGGCCAAGAAGGACGAACTTCCCATCGGGGCACTGCTCATCGACCGAATGGGCGAGGTGAACCTCGCGGACAAGTCGGACCTCTTCGCCAAGCCGGATCGGTACCCTGCGCTCGGCCTCCCAGCAGCGGCGATGGCTCTCTTCGCTCTCCAAAGCAATGCGCCCGCGGGCGGAAGTGGCAATCGAACCTCGCTTCGTGGCGGAGGACCGCTCACGACGCTCGTGGCGGGGGCGAACCTGTTCTCGACCGTCTGGCTCAACGTGCTTCCTGCGCCTGATTTCG includes the following:
- a CDS encoding isoprenylcysteine carboxylmethyltransferase family protein, whose product is MTTFSTWPGLAFVPWLVFGVIWGAGALSTKRTIQREGIRQMLLYRPPLILGCTLVFTRVGARLVPMLGQPLWPADATSGAIGLAISSAGIGFAIWARMHLGKYWSGAITLKDGHKLIQSGPYGLARHPIYTGITTAALGSAIAVGTVGAAIGLPLIVGSFLFKLEAEERLMAQTFGEEHAQYRARVKRLVPGVW
- the cas3 gene encoding CRISPR-associated helicase Cas3': MVFQHAGAGTGAFLDYWGKARPATEAGPRFHRLAYHCLDVAAVGAELLRLHRPMRERLLAASGLKEHSLDAFLPFALALHDLGKFAATFQGLRPEVARELGRSATTRGYSTRHDAMGVALWSGALVKQAAAKSWLRGRLGPDALAGRDLECLVEPWMRAVLGHHGQPAVDPGGLDLHFPVKDPSRSDALAFVEVVSSLLGPVSLEFDRAISIDDVEAALKPSSWLAAGVAVLCDWVGSNTEWFPYCAEPMPLEAYWAKALPLARKGLEKCGVLPCEPRHFGGLDSLFPEIDLPRPMQRAAQEVELASGPQLFILEDLTGSGKTEAAVVLAHRLMAEGAGGGVFFALPTMATANAMFGRIEGVVAKLFAEGERPSVVLAHSAPHLVELRDLELPSQPCDDDYAGSDAAVSTQCSAWIRDSRKRSLLAHVGVGTLDQALMAVMQVRHGTLRLLGVTRNVLVVDEVHAYDAYMTEHLERLLQFQAGLGGSAILLSATLPQRQRARLVAAFQKGAGTPRQPVNSTAYPLLTHASPRGVLEREVPAVAGSRRQVKIAFLDTPEAAADLATRAVEAGRAVCWIRNTVQDALDAHALLRGRVSAEALRLFHARFAMGDRLRIEQDVVRAFGKAGDGQVRAGSALVATQVVEQSLDLDFDELITDLAPMDLVIQRAGRLHRRARAGRGEPVLHVLAPSFTEAPKGSWFSGAFPRAAYVYPDWGQLWLTERELLRRGVLDLPQDARALMEAVFSDAAREQIPSALQRASDEAEQARKVSASIAQGAGVVLETGYGGDDRAWETDARVATRLGEPTTLVRLARVVGGKAVAWFEHGRFPWELSQLQVARRRIAFAGDDDQALIAQAEGDMPFVDEGMVTVVLREGATGFVGKARDVENRPVQVLYDGELGLRVEKES
- a CDS encoding protein kinase; this translates as MTTPQPLNDVMGRYQLVRRLAAGGMAEVFLARTRGAPEFSKTVVVKRILPSLATNQEFITLFLNEARISAQLQHPNVVQFFDLGEENGQYFLAMEYMDGPTVRGLLRGAYEAKRQVPLGVGLKLISLALEGLAYAHAFCDQRGRPQNLVHRDISPHNILLGRNGAVKVADFGIAKAASLPSVTKTGQVRGKLRYMSPEQLTDEPLDGRSDLFAVGITLFELLTGARPFQGDGDAEVINKILEHPPLRLEQFRDDVPKGLQEILEKSLAKDREDRYASAQEMQAALESMLVRLGQVVRGAEIAAFVDQVVPREADPVAVSDGDSLNISVPPKKAPPGRAPTSAEVPQAPAPPRRRSHESVRIAEPPGEPPATAVTRTTPGARPAEPDDRPATVVDRRDREPSRPPQTHVTRTDPDPIDAVPSTKVTDPDSRPARREPATELEADAHVEPAPPKSMLDALTPNQRLGLGIGLGAALVLLLAVIAAAMGAFTHSEVERVPLPPAAPTRH